In Amaranthus tricolor cultivar Red isolate AtriRed21 chromosome 3, ASM2621246v1, whole genome shotgun sequence, a single window of DNA contains:
- the LOC130807794 gene encoding uncharacterized protein LOC130807794, with product MQQQWGRTALTRLKWLLGDYRSYHTIQAIPREISGPRISARDRAQGRIPAVVFSPSPEDSKKQLLTAERKQIRSILKSVDPTFFCSTIFKLQIRAGSGSSILLHSGNVLPTKLHRDEETGEVLNMSFLWAENGSEFEVNVPLVFKGLDSCPGLKKGGQLNTIRKSLKYLCSSQSIPQKIEVDISNLHIGDKIFMKDIKVDSSIKLLSKNDTKPICQIVDSNVETCTSLET from the exons ATGCAGCAACAATGGGGGCGCACCGCCTTGACCCGGTTGAAATGGTTACTGGGTGATTACAGAAGTTACCATACAATACAAGCGATACCAAGAGAAATTTCAGGGCCCCGAATTTCAGCCAGGGACAGAGCTCAGGGTCGGATTCCCGCCGTCGTCTTCTCCCCTTCTCCCGAAGATTCCAAAAAACAGCTTCTTACCGCTGAAAGAAAGCAGATTCGGTCCATTCTCAAGTCGGTTGATCCTACCTTCTTTTGTTCCACCATCTTCAAGCTGCAAATTCGGGCCGGGTCCGGTTCTTCTATCCTTCTTCATTCAGGAAATGTCCTCCCCACAAAG TTGCATAGAGATGAGGAAACAGGAGAAGTGTTAAATATGTCATTTTTGTGGGCTGAAAATGGATCAGAGTTTGAGGTTAATGTGCCTCTTGTTTTCAAGGGCCTAGATTCATGTCCCGGCCTTAAAAAag GGGGACAGTTAAACACAATAAGGAAGAGCCTAAAATACCTTTGCTCATCACAAAGTATCCCTCAAAAGATAGAGGTGGACATAAGCAATTTGCACATTGGGGACAAGATCTTCATGAAGGATATCAAGGTTGATTCATCCATCAAGCTTTTGAGCAAGAACGATACAAAGCCCATTTGCCAAATTGTGGATTCTAATGTTGAAACTTGTACATCACTGGAAACTTGA